The window TTATTGAAAGTTTTATCAGCTACATAATGTTCTTTACCCATATGTCCGTAAGAAGCGGTTTCCTGATAAATAGGATTTCTTAATTTTAAGTTCTGCTCAATTGCATAAGGTCTTAAATCAAAAATGGTAGAAACTTTTTTCGCGATATCTCCGTCATGAAGATCTACTTTTGCAGTTCCATAAGTATTGATATATAAACCACAAGGTTCAGCGACTCCAATGGCATAAGATACCTGTACCAAAACCTCGTCTGCAACTCCTGCTGCTACCAGGTTTTTAGCGATATGTCTCGTTGCATAAGCAGCACTTCTGTCCACTTTGGAAGGATCCTTCCCGGAGAAAGCACCGCCCCCGTGAGCTCCTTTACCGCCGTAAGTATCTACAATGATTTTTCTCCCTGTAAGACCTGTATCTCCGTGAGGTCCTCCGATTACGAATTTCCCTGTTGGATTGATATGATATTTGATCTGATCGTTAAATAAAGCTTTAATTTCATCAGTCTGCTGTGCAACAACTCTTGGAACCAGAATATTTTTAATATCTTCACGGATCTTGTTCAGCATTTCTTCTTCACTTCCGAAATCATCATGCTGGGTAGAAACTACAATAGAATCTATTCTGATTGGTTTGTGATCGTCAGAGTATTCAATGGTTACCTGGCTTTTTGCATCCGGACGAAGGTAAGTGATTTCCTTATTCTCTCTTCTGATCGCAGAAAGTTCTTTAAGGATTGTATGGGCAAGGTCTAATGCAAGAGGCATATAGTTCGCCGTCTCATTGGTAGCATAGCCAAACATCATTCCCTGGTCTCCAGCTCCCTGAGCATTCGCTCTGGCTTCGAAAGACTCATCATTTACAGCTCTGTCAACACCCTGGTTAATAT of the Chryseobacterium aureum genome contains:
- the metK gene encoding methionine adenosyltransferase, translated to MSYLFTSESVSEGHPDKIADQISDALIDHFLAYDKNSKVACETLVTTGQVVLAGEVKSDAYLDVQTIAREVINGIGYTKGEYMFNGDSCGVISAIHEQSPDINQGVDRAVNDESFEARANAQGAGDQGMMFGYATNETANYMPLALDLAHTILKELSAIRRENKEITYLRPDAKSQVTIEYSDDHKPIRIDSIVVSTQHDDFGSEEEMLNKIREDIKNILVPRVVAQQTDEIKALFNDQIKYHINPTGKFVIGGPHGDTGLTGRKIIVDTYGGKGAHGGGAFSGKDPSKVDRSAAYATRHIAKNLVAAGVADEVLVQVSYAIGVAEPCGLYINTYGTAKVDLHDGDIAKKVSTIFDLRPYAIEQNLKLRNPIYQETASYGHMGKEHYVADKTFNKGHKKELTLKGLEFFTWEKLDKVEEIKAAFGI